From one Thermoplasmatales archaeon genomic stretch:
- a CDS encoding HlyC/CorC family transporter: protein MLWLMLAMAVFILLALSSFFSAAEMAFVSVDRIRIKGEALKNNNRAILLEKLLEKPEEVINSLAICNNIVNVTASVIAGVISANLFKSLGIGAITALMTFFVIVFGEALPKAFGVNNYKFAIRIARHLYLIRKIFYPLAKILHSFSKMILKIIKKENEKSKVDEEEIKIMLDIGVKNGTIEKDEKKLIEEIFDFNDTKVKEICIPPDKIVSVSENETVESFLKKFLKTGYSRFPVYGKSKDDIIGMVHVKDAIYALSIDKNTKIKQITRNIIKIDPYMNADDILREMQRRKTHMAIIKSIDGKILGLVTMEDLIEEIFGDIKDEHDLG from the coding sequence ATGTTGTGGTTGATGCTTGCAATGGCTGTATTCATATTACTCGCCCTATCTTCATTTTTTTCTGCTGCAGAGATGGCTTTTGTATCAGTTGACAGGATAAGAATAAAAGGCGAGGCACTCAAAAACAATAATAGGGCAATATTGCTTGAAAAACTGCTTGAAAAACCAGAGGAAGTTATAAACTCGCTTGCAATCTGCAACAATATAGTAAATGTAACTGCTTCAGTTATTGCCGGTGTAATATCTGCAAATTTATTTAAAAGTCTTGGTATAGGAGCAATCACTGCTTTGATGACATTTTTTGTAATAGTTTTTGGAGAAGCTCTGCCAAAAGCATTCGGTGTTAATAATTACAAATTCGCAATAAGGATAGCGAGACATTTATATTTAATAAGAAAAATTTTTTACCCGTTAGCAAAAATCCTGCATTCTTTTTCAAAAATGATTTTAAAAATAATTAAAAAGGAAAATGAAAAATCAAAAGTTGATGAGGAGGAAATAAAAATAATGCTTGATATAGGTGTGAAGAACGGAACAATAGAAAAAGATGAAAAGAAATTAATAGAAGAGATTTTTGATTTCAATGATACAAAAGTCAAAGAAATATGCATACCACCTGATAAAATAGTAAGTGTCAGTGAAAATGAAACAGTGGAATCTTTCCTAAAAAAATTTTTAAAAACAGGGTATTCAAGATTTCCAGTTTATGGAAAAAGTAAAGATGATATAATAGGAATGGTTCATGTAAAAGACGCTATTTATGCCCTTTCAATTGATAAGAATACAAAAATTAAGCAAATAACCAGAAATATAATAAAGATTGATCCCTATATGAATGCGGATGATATTCTAAGAGAGATGCAGAGAAGAAAAACACATATGGCGATTATTAAGTCAATTGATGGAAAAATTCTTGGACTTGTTACAATGGAAGATCTTATAGAAGAAATATTTGGGGATATAAAAGATGAGCATGATTTAGGATGA
- a CDS encoding 30S ribosomal protein S15, with protein MARMHARRKGKSGSKKPVERIHPDWSLKPEEIEEFIVKMAEEGKEPAIIGLILRDVYGVPDVKAAVGKRVTDVLEEHKILSPLPEDLTNLLAKRENLKKHLQEHRKDLHNLRRLHLIESKINRLIKYYKREGRIPADWTYS; from the coding sequence ATGGCAAGAATGCATGCAAGAAGAAAGGGTAAATCTGGCTCAAAAAAACCAGTGGAAAGAATTCATCCTGATTGGAGTTTAAAACCAGAGGAAATAGAAGAATTTATAGTAAAAATGGCTGAAGAAGGTAAAGAGCCTGCCATTATAGGTCTTATTTTAAGAGATGTTTATGGCGTACCTGATGTAAAAGCAGCTGTTGGGAAAAGAGTTACTGATGTGCTTGAGGAACACAAAATTTTATCCCCTCTGCCAGAGGATTTGACAAATTTACTTGCAAAAAGAGAAAATCTAAAAAAACATTTACAGGAACATAGGAAAGATTTACATAATCTCAGGAGACTACACCTCATAGAATCAAAAATAAATAGATTGATTAAATATTATAAGAGAGAAGGAAGAATTCCCGCGGACTGGACATATTCCTAA